Sequence from the Molothrus aeneus isolate 106 chromosome 15, BPBGC_Maene_1.0, whole genome shotgun sequence genome:
TCCAGAGCAGAAACTTATAAATACAGTTCTTTATTGAACTGCAGGAAGTTGCATCTTTTTCAGCTCTCCTGTCTgaattttttctgtgatttcttcatgttttctgtGTGTATCTGTGCATGAGAGAGATTGTGgtcatttgtttttccttctggcCAGTCAAGAGCTGACAGACTGCAGAGTTCTGCCCTTCCTGGCAGATGATCTTCTTCCAGTTGGAGAAGCAGGTGTGCAAGTGCAAAGAGACTTCAGTTCTCCTGCAGGGTGTTCCAAGTGTTCCCAGGCCAGCCATGAGGAACTCAGTCAAACATTGAACATGAGTGCTTGTGGCACATGTTCAGGAGTGGATCCCAGACTCCCACAGGACCTGACTGCCCTTTCTGCATGTCTTTGCTGTTTCTGACATGACAGGATAAGTGCTGTGTCCTGTTCCTTTGTGCCTTCCGGATTGCTGCTGTGACCCTTTGCTTTGTACATTATTTCTGTCAGCAGGCACCTTCACTTctgtttctcctctctcctcccacATCCTTTCAGGGCATTATAGCTGAGGAGAACAAGAATGAGCAGCCCCAGAGCGAAGAGGATCCAGGTAAATTCAAAGAGGCTGAGCTGAAGATGCGGAAGCAGTTTGGGATGCCCGAGGTGGAGAAGTTGGTCAATTACTATTCCTGCAGCTATTGGAAGGGAcgtgtccccaggcagggctggctgtacCTCACTGTCAACCACCTCTGTTTCTACTCCTTCCTGCTGGGCAAAGAGGGTGAGTTATGAGCCTACAAGTTGTGTTTCTATCATTTCCCATGATCTTTTCAATGCAGTTGATCTTTTGTATGAACTCCTTTTTAAGatgacagggttttttttgcttttaggaGTTCTTGAGCTCTGTCTGGCTCAGCACATAAATCAGTTCTTGCTCTCATAGGCACTTCAGTGCTGTTTAGACTGAATGCCTGagtcattttttaaaacatttcccaAGTTGTACATCTGTTTTACTCAAACTGGGTTACATTTTACAAGTTAGACTGGGTTAGAGAACCAAGCAGTATTTTTGCCTTGGTAAGTTTTATGTGGAACACCTGCCAGGACCCAGTATTTGCAAAGCCCCAACCCCTGAGTCCAAAGCTAATTTGttggaaagaaagaatgaaaacttgAGTAATTGTAATTGAAAGCATTTATTGGATGGGAGATAGTCCTTTTGGAACTGCATTATTTCTAGTCTAGTTAATCCCAAAGGTTATTTCCAAGTATTTTTGGAGAACTCAGTAAAAGTGTGAAGAAAAGAACTGTCCATGtgtaagaggagaaaaaatgctGCTCCACTGAGAGCTTTCAGGCTGCTTGACCTTCATTTCTGTTAGGTTCTTGTTTTGACTCAGTTGTGataatagtattttttaattctttttctcagTTACACTGGTGATCCAGTGGGTGGATGTAACCCAGCTAGAAAAAAATGCTACACTGCTGTTCCCTGAGTGCATTAAAGTAAGCACAAGGGACAGTGAACTctatttttccatgtttctcaACATCAATGAGACATTCAAGCTGATGGAGCAGTTGGCCAACATTGCAATGCGGCAGCTGCTGGACAATGAGAGCTTCCTACAGGACAAGTCTCTCCCAAAGCCCAGGAGGCCTCTTAAGAACATCTCTGCATTAAAAAGGTATCATGTTCCCAGCAGTGAGAAAAGAAGACAGGTAGTAGGGGattgtaaaaataaatctgcattATTTTGTAGCTCTCGGGTGCTGCTGGGGTTTTCTTACTCTAGGGGCTGCATCACTTACTTCAGTCATTAGCCTTCTGCTCgttctctctttttccccatcccaaattgGAGCTGAATTCACACACACCCTCATGTCTTTCTCATGCTTGCCTAGGCACTGTCAGAAGAAATTTTCAACTAGAAACTGCTGAAATTCATAtgtaaaaaaaagtgaagaaagaaaattacaccAGCCCCTTTGTCTGAAGTTAAagatttataaaaagaaatcatattTGTATTGTAATAAATCCTCCCACTGGGGACTGTTCTCTGCAGTTTCAGAATCTCATGtaatatttcagttttacagatgcacttgcatattttattttgtattgcaGAACATACCTTGTCAGAGAGGCATGTCTGAAGGCTGAAAGAGGAGTCAGAGGAGGGGTGGCATCTCAGTTAGAGAAAGGAATACTAAGAATACACAGCATAGTCTGAAGGTTGTGATTGGAATGAACATGTGACATTAGTGTTTGAGTGGGTTTTTCAAGTGAGTAAAAAAGGATACTACCCTTTACTTTTCCCCAGAGACCTGGATGCTCGAGCCAAAAATGAGTGCTACCGTGCCACTTTCCGTTTGCCCAAGGATGAATGCCTGGACGGACACACAGATTGTACCTTGTGGACACCATTCAACAAGATGCATATTCCTGGCCAAATGTTTGTTTCCAACAATTACATCTGTTttgccagcagggcagaggaggcCTGTCATCTCATCATTCCTCTCAGGGAGGTGGGGATTTCTTAGCTGTATGTTAACACTACAGGCCTCTCTTCTCTTTTGTGTCCTTCTGTCTGTTGTGCTGTGCTTTATGGATAATGGAAAACATGCCAGATCCAAATGGCCCTTGTCTTTGTGTTCTAGGTGACAATAGTTGAGAAAGCAGATAGTTCCAGTGTCTTGCCTAGCCCTTTGTCCATCAGCACTAAAAGTAAAATGACCTTCTTCTTCGCCAATCTGAAAGACCGGGATTTCTTGGTTCAGAGGATCTCTGACTTCCTGCAGAGAACACCATCCAAGAAATCCTGCAGCATCGACAGGGAATGGAAGTGGAATGTGGCTGATCCCAGCAGTGAGGTACTAAGGAAATAGCTGGGAAGAACTTTATCAACTTTTCAGAGCAATGCTCCTTAGACTGTGTTTGGAGTGCTTGTCACCAGCCAGTGCTGTCTCTGTCGGGCCAtgagcagaggagggagcaTGAGCTCAgacattttctgttctcttgtccAGGAAGTTCCAGAGCTGCCTTCCAGCAGCCCCCTGGCTGTCAGCCCCACGTCTGCTCTCAACCATCGACCTGTCAGCTTCTGTGCTGGGCAAGTGCCAACAGCCTCACAGGGACTGCTCAAACTCTTCAGGAGGAATTCTGAGGAGCTCTCTGGACCCAAAGGGGTAAGTGATATTTTTATGTAAAGCAATAAAGTATAAGTAGTTTGCAGTAGGTTGCTGATTTGCTGGCCTGCTCTaaaatggaaatgcattttatccCTGCTCAGTATCACtgctgtgtgtgtcacagtgGTAGTACTGCATAGAGGTAACTTGACTGTCAGCTTACACTGTTTGTACTGACATACCTGAGATACTTGACCAGAGGCTAAGAGATAAGTGTTACCAGTGTTCTGGGATGTGAATTCATGGCTGTGAAGAACAACTTTTCTTCAGAGCAAGAAAGCAGGGAACTTGTATCTCTGCTTGCTGGTTAATCATCGTGATCAATGGTTCTGCTTGCATTTATGTGGAGATTTGCATAGTTGTAAAGACTCGACTTTAAGCAAGGTCATAACAGGGTAGATTAGTATATATACACTCTTTCTTCAGCAGAAAGAAGAGAGGTTTGAAATGTCACAATGTATTTTTCCTGTGAAGTGCAGGCCTGAGTATACCCAGAAATCAGTTGTCCTACAAACATAGAAATGCAATAATCTCCTAAAATAGCCATATGTGTTTCTATGAAGGCAAAGGAGAAGATGAAGGAAGAGTCTTGGAATATTCATTTCTTTGAATATGGGCGAGGGATGTGTATGTACCGCACTACCAAGACGAGGGAGCTGGTACAGAAGGGAATCCCAGAGAATCTCCGTGGAGAGCTGTGGCTCCTTTTCTCAGGTAGGATGTTGTGCTGACAGCGGGAACTAACTTCCTGCACATCTCAAAGGAAAGGGTATGAATCTTAGcccatttcagaaaaaattattGACAGGTTAATTTAATCTGAATTATACTTTATGGTGGCTTTATTATCCTAATAGCTGTTTGGCCTCTTTTGTCTGTGTTTCGGTGTTGGGACCTAAACTCTAACAATGATTTAACAATGAGTTTGTTGCTATATTTTCACATCTGTTTATAGTTCATGAGTTCATGCAGTGCTTCTTGGCTCCCTTATCTCTGAAACTGGGAATAAAATCTGTGTTTCAAAGCACCAGAGGTAAAGCACTGTTTGTTTGTCATTTCAGGggcttggaatgagatggtGACTCACCCTGGTTACTACGCAGATCTTGTGGAAAAGTCAATGGGAAGGTACAATCTTGCTACAGAGGAAATTGAGAGAGATCTGCACCGCTCTATGCCAGAACATCCTGCCTTCCAAAACGAACTGGGAATTGCTGCCCTCCGGAGAGTCTTAACAGCTTATGCATTCAGAAATCCAACAATTGGGTACTGTCAGGTAGGAAAGAAGTCTTAGACTTGTTAGTCCTACACAGTGACCATGATTGACTTGgactttttctgcagttttttgtTCAGTTTCAAGCTTTTCCTTTATACTGTCTGTGTAGTGGTGAGAAAATAGGGAAGAAATTATGGTGCATCATCTCTTAAATATCCTTTGAACATAGTATTTAAATACACTTTTCACAGTGCTGTTATGTGTAATGTTAGTCTTTAATAGTTTCCTGACAGAGCTTTCCATAGTTCAACAAAACATCTTCTAGTTTCATTACAGATAAATCAAATAAGTGATGTTGCACATGGACAGTCTATTGAAAATGTAGCCTTTTGCTGGTTTGTGAAACAACTTGGTGGAAATTCAGGTTCATTTTGTGTATTGCTATGATGTTAGAGATTCTCATTATGGTGTTCTGTTAATGGCCAAATTACAAAGATTTTTATGAAGACTTTGACAATTATTCTTGTTCATGTTGTTTACTGAAAGTGCATGACAAAACATCATCAAATTATTTGCTGCCTCATGAACAGAGGAActgaaaacaggaagaaaaattggCTTAAGGTCATCTATTGACTCAGATGCCAGTAGAAGCTGGAAATAGATGTGACTCTTAGTGACAGCTTGCTGTATTCATGCTTTTAAGTTTAGCTAATCTACAGCAGAGTTTTCCTGAAGACCTCCATGTTTTTCTCCTGTACCTGTGTGTTTGCTGTGCTCGCTCCTAGGCCATGAACATTGTCACCTCGGTGCTGTTGCTGTACTGCAATGAGGAAGAGGCTTTCTGGCTCCTGGTGGCTTTGTGCGAGCGGATGTTGCCAGATTACTACAACACAAGAGTAGTGGGTGAGTCCTTATCAGATTCCTGCTGCATTGTGGATTTTCAGCTGCACCAGCATCTCccagaaacattttgttttttcagaattaattaAATGTGATGAGTTTTAAAGATAATGAAGTGCAGCTCTGTTCCTTTTAAAGTGGCAGGGGTGTGATGGAGACATAGGAAGAGACACTACAGGCCTCCAAGGCAGTAGTTCTACTTTATAGTAGCAAGGAAGATGAAGTCACCAAAAATTGGTGTCAGGAGGGATCATTAGCAGTAAGGAGGAATATCTAGAAGAACATTACTGGGTTTTAGTTTTCCCCATCTGAATGACATTTTAAATCTGTGGAACAGGCTCTCAGGGAAGGTTAGTCAAAGCACCACTTCATAGGCTTTTAAAGTTGGTTTGTATAAAAGGCTATAATCTGGTGTAAATACCATAATATCAGTAATCCTCCACCCCTCCATTCAGGGCAAATGCACAAATGGATGAAAGGTTCTGTGTTGAGAGGTTGTGTCTGCATGCTCTGCAATGTAGAAATAGTCTCATTGGTTTTATTGAGAACAGGGTAAAAAATTAATGTCTTAATTTTAGTTATGATGTTCAGAGGAAATTTATATGAAATTTGTATGAAATTTAGTGAACTCATACTGTTTTGTTTAATAATTGCTTAGCTTGGTACATGACACCACCATTTGGAGTTCTaccattgttttgtttttttcaggtgCATTGGTGGACCAAGGCATCTTTGAAGAACTTACACGAGAGTATCTTCCACAGCTGTCAGAAAAGATGCAGGACCTGGGAGTGATCTCCACCATATCCCTTTCCTGGTTTCTCACTCTCTTCCTGAGTGTGATGCCCTTTGAGAGTGCCGTGGTCATTGTCGACTGTTTTTTCTACGAGGGAATCAAGTTTATCCTGCAGGTGTCATTGGCCATACTTGATGCCAACATGGAGAAGTTACTACAGTGCTGTGATGAAGGTGAAGCCATGACTATTTTGGGCAGGTACCATTCATTGTTCTTATTTAAAACAGAATAGTAACAGTGGCCTTTTAGTCATCATCTCTTTCTACCTAATAGCAGGTCACAGATAACACTCTAGGATGAAACTTCTGCTCCAGAGAAGTTTGCTATTGCTTTCTGCAAGAGCTGAAATTAATTGTTGGCTCAGTTATGGAGGAATCCTTACTTCTGGAGCTGTTTTGTATCATAATGAACTCCTGCATCTCAGTTTGAATTTGAATTCTTACAGGTTATTTATTTGAAGTTTGCATATTAAGTCTGCTTTACTATTTAGAACAGATTCTGGCAGGAATCACCTTCTGGAAACTTAAAACATTATCAAGCAGATATCTCCCAAGTCTAGTAAATGTAAGATTTTCTTGTTTGAAATGAGAATGTCTTCTATGTGCAGCAAGATTTTCAGCATTTGACTAGAAGCCTACTTTTAAAAGAGCAAATACCCCCAATATAGGATGAAAATCAACTTAACTCCAGGTACATTGAGGGTAGCATTGCAGATtagatgagaaaaaataaattctccttCGTGTTTAGATTAGTGACACAAAGAAGTTGGGAGTAATGCATATAggatattatttctttttctggacACTAATCCTGGAATCTTGCATCTGTTCTCATTTTTGTCCACAGATATTTGGACAATGTAGTTAACAGACAGAGTGTCTCTCCCCCTATTCCTCACTTGCATGCACTGTTGACCAGTGGAGATGACCCCCCACTTGAAATCGACATCTTTGAACTCATCAAAACTTCATATGAGGTAAAGTTCTGGCTTGGTATTTTGCCCAAGAGATTTCTTCTCTACTAACATCCCATTTTATATGTTGTGCAGCCAAAATCTGAGCAATGTTCATAGATTGAGATGCTTAAGGAGTGCAGGCTGAAGCCATTGTTCCACCTGCTTGGTATGAGTAGAACCTGACAGCGTTGGCTATTGCAGATTACAAAGATAATTGCAGATTACAAAGAGTCTGCCCAACACCAGAGGGACTAAAATGAAGAGTGTAAATAAGGAAGAAGTTATGGACTAGAGATTTCTTCCTGCTTTGTCAAAAATGTCTCCATTATTAATTCTATTTGAGGATTTTCAGTGCTAAGAAGTTAAGGAGGGAAATTCGGGGTAAGAATTGTGAAGTACTCTGCAGAAACATGGAAGAATCTCAGTTCACATGCATAGGCATCCTGTTCTGTGAACCAAATTATAGTAATAGGAATTGACCCCAGAATGGTGCCAATGCTGTTAAAATATCTCTGCACTGATAGAGGTGTTCCTCACAATTCATACTGAGAACAAACTCATAAAAAATTGATTCTTAATGATGGAAAAAACACAGGCAAAAGAACTGATGTTTGGGAGTTCTTCTCTGCTATTCTCTGCTAAATGTGGgatcctttccctctttttccctctttatcTTGTTTTTCACCCCATCCCCTTCTGGCTGTTTACATTCAGGCAGCTGTCATTTTCCTGGGTGTTTTGTGTACTTCTTCAAATCTGCCATCTCTGTTTGTTCTTGGTTTCTTTTCATAAAAGAGTGTCACTGAATTCATATTACTTGTCTGACCTAGTCCATAGAAAAGCTTCTTGACTGTGGTGTTTCTGGCTGAATCTCCTGGGGGTCCTAGAGGAAATGAATGacagggctggaaggaatgACAGTCTGTCTGTTCTCTTATCTCTGCCACAGTACAGGGCCTCTATTTCTGTCAGTCCTGACAGAtcctttttcagcttttctgtagAGACCTCTGATGCTGGATTTCTCATGAACTCTGAATTACTCCTCTTGCAGGACAGGAGTGATTAGGGAATAGAGCTCAAGTTTTCTCTCATCTTGCTGCTCCTAAAAGGCTTCTAGTGGGTTTAGGTCATCTCTGAAGGGATAGTACACTTGTTAAAGAGTGTGTAATTGAAGGTGGGTTCTTCTCTCTTCAGGAGATGATGTTGACCTGATCTGCTTCCTTTCTTGTAGAAATTTGGCAATCTGAAGGCAGATGACATTGAACAAATGCGTTTCAAGCAAAGGCTGAAAGTGATCCAGTCTCTGGAGGATACAGCCAAGAAGAGTGTGGTATGTGACTCCCAGACTGAATGAGCTACCAAATggcaccttcttggaaagtgtTTTGCTGTGAGCATTGAGAAACTTCATGCTGTAGCAGACCAAGTTTTAAGTGACTGAAAGAATGATTGAATGAGATGTTTGGCATGGAGGGAGATAAAAAACACCTGTAGGCTATGACATAACCTCCCATGCCTAGTTCTGTCTGTTTTACTGCTTGCCTGGAATCTTTGAGAAAAGCTGGCTAGCAGATAATTATTTTACTGCCATTTAGAGAGTCCATTAGGGAATTTTCCTGAAGGTTTATGACCAAAGGGGAGTGTCCATATTTATTGCCATTATCTCCCATGTCCTAGGTGGAGAATCTCATCAGGGTGTTTATTTCACTGTTGCTCTTTAATGCATCCAAGTCAAacatctgaagaaaaaaacaagagggAGGGGTGACACAATCTGCTCAGCCAGGTCTGCACAAACAGGAAATAAGCACAGTAAACTACTGAAAATGTCAGCAGTTTCTGCTTGACTGCAAAATGCCTTCCTGATTGGTTTCCAGGGATATATTAGAATGGTgatgtttttcttcccattctATGTGATATCTCCTTGCACtagttttcttctcttctgtgtTGCACATATTTTTCAGTGAGTTGTATTAGATTTTTCtacttttgaaataaattgtTCACAGGTCCGAGCTGTATCCGGTGACATTGGTTTCACTATGGAGGAACTAGAAGAGCTGTATGTAGTGTTCAAGGTAAGAAGCCTTCCTTGAGGGTGAGGAAGAAATGTTGTCACAGACAGTACAAATAGCAAAGTAAGTTGAAAGGCAAGCAGTGACTTTGCCTTAATTCTTAAAGTGACGTACCAGAAACTGATGTGGCATTCTAATACACATGGTGCCAGTAGGACTGGCCCTGTTACTAtctgattaattatttttaatcttttttttcccccagagatGGCCAAACCACATTCACAGTGTTTGAATGATACTCAGAAAGAAACTGTAGAGTCAATGGAAGAGAATGTAACAAAGCCCTGAGAATGGGGTGCTAGGGCTGACTGTACCTCAATTTTTAATCTCAAGTTTCCCATTGACCTCATCTGTAATTGTGACAAGATTACTTAAGGGCTTTGTCTCTATTTGTCagcatacatatttttaaaagaatggtATTACCCAACTGTGTTTACCGAAGTTGGTTGTGCTCTGTTGTAGACTCAGAAAAAGAGGCTTAGTTCTAAAACCTGCATGTTCCCTTTGCAATAAAGCCTGAATTACATTTTGTTAAAACCTGAAATCATGTTTTGTACTTTTCACTTTAaataattccttgtttttcctgaaaTCTGTGTCTCTTCCTTCATTTCATATTATTTTGTAGTGAAGTAACACTAGGAATCACAAGGCAGATAATGTTTCCTGAAATGTCTCTTGTTTGCTTCCTCAATGCTATTGTTGAGCTGTGACAGTCTCCACTCCTGTGGAGCAGCATCATCTGCCCTGTTAATCCTCTCCCTCCAAAGGCCAAGTACCTGATGAGCTGTTACTGGGGGAACAACCGTGCGGCCGCTGCCCGCCGGGACCAGAGCCTGCCCTACCTGGAGCAGTATCGCATAGACATGGAGCAGTTCAAGGAGCTGTTCAGCAGCCTCACCCCCTGGGCCTGTGGGGCACAcacccctgtgctggcagggcgCCTCTTCCGCCTCCTGGATGAGAACAGGGATTCTCTCATCAACTTCAAGGAGTTCGTCACAGGAATGAGTAAGTGGTGTTTTTGGAGAAAATGGAATGCTGCAAAAAATGTGTCTGTCCTTTTCCAAGAAGAGAACTGAAAGAAGATAATGGTGTGTTCATTGTCATGAGGAGGAAGGGTGGCAGGAAGCCTCAAGCTGGACAAAATACACTTCTTGAAATGGATTTCATTGTTGATTCCTCACATGACTTTGAGCAGTCATTGTATGGGAATACATTCTGGTTTGAACCTGTGAGCAGAGGGTGATTCTTTATCATTAAAGTGCTATTTTTcttaaccttttttttctttccaggtgGGATGTACCATGGTGACCTCACTGAAAAACTCAAAGTACTCTACAAACTGCACCTGCCTCCTGGTGAGTGACTGCTTCTGTGTACTGCTGCTATTGAACACAGGCTGCACTGACATCAATTGACACGGGGTGCCTCAGGAGTTTTGCTAATGAAGTGGGTCATAGTGCTGTTCAATTAGAGATTTTAACATTTGTTTCTCTGTGAATACAGCTCTGAATCCAGAGGAGACAGAATCTGCTTTGGAGGCCACAAGTTATTTCACAGAAGATGTGACAACAGAAGGTAATGCAACACTGCTGCCTTTACCTCTCAGTTAGGCAGGAGTTGCAGCATAGATCCATGTGCTCTGAACAGTGATGTTGTGTAAAGCATGGTCTCATGCTGGCATGTGTTAGGATTGGCAGTGTGTTTGAGTTCACTGTCTTTGTTGCATGATGGGGAAGAAGTTTGGAGCTAAAACTCCTCAGTGTCCATTCCATGAAGGATACAGCATGCTCTGAAGCATGGGCACAGactgctgaggaggagcagcgTGCTTTTACCAGCCCCTGTCTCCCATCATGATTTAGGTTTTTCATACAGGTCTCATTGTCTCTCTTCctgtttttgtttccttctctgtgtcTGTCTATGTCTgaccttttcttctgttttatctGGGATATTGTCCCCTCAAcccttttttctgctgctcaAGTATCTCCTTTTGTCTCAGAGCTGGATATCTGCCTGCACTGTGAGTCTCAAGGTCAGTCAATGGATTATGTGCATGCATTGAGCATGGCTGTGGTGTTGATACCACCTGCCAGCCCAGTGTGCTGATGTAAATACTCTGAAATTATTGCTGCTCCTCGCTCATGACACTCTCACTATTAATAAAGTGCTATAAGTAATTAAGTATCTTTTATTATAATCTGTCTATTGAGTTTCAGCCTTGGTCAAGATAGGTTTTGTCTGGTTTCTTTCAGTGGAATTCATCTCATCCTAGAAACTGATGGTCAAAAAGATGCTCAGAACAGAGTGGGGGGGGTGCTAGGCTTGCTGGCCTGGGGAGGTGAATCCTGTGCCTACTCCACAGTCTTCCAGTTTAAAGGAATAAGGATGCATGCCACTGAATTGCTGAACTGTTGGTAGACTAGTTGACTGCATTTCTTAAAATACAATATTAGGAATTGTCAGATAGGAGATCAAGGTATGTCAATCATGCTAAACATTGACCAAAATACAATGATGCCAAAAGAAATCTAAGTACAAGAGGTAATTGTGCAGTTGGGTGCCAGGTGGCTGATTTAACAGTCTGAGTTGAACCAAGACTTCCTATTTTCTCTAGTGACAATGTAGGGAATCAGAAGTGCAGTTCATGAAGTTAGAGTGCAAATTGCTCCCAAAATGTCAGTCCAGGCAGTGAATAATGAGGAGTGTAGACATTAGTCACATATGTGTTCtgtggtggtttgggttttttccattcaTTATCTTGCTTTGGATGACTGAACATCACACTGCTTTTCTATCTTCCTTATCTatgttttcacattttcttttaagacCTCTGCCCTCTATCTCAGCTCTTCAACCCACTTTTTGAGTGTGGCTCTTTATTCAGTTCATCCCACCAGCCTCGTGCTTCCATCCTGTTCTGTTCAATCCTCTAACCATGATTATGGGAATGTGAGATATAACTTCTATTAAATGTACTCTTGTATAATTTGAATTTGTGTATTGGGTTGTCTTAAGTTCTTTGTGTGTTGTATTACTGCAAATCAGCTactaattattttataattccaTAACTCTTTAGAAACCCAAGAAgacaaaggaagaagaaacgAGAATGGCCCAGAAAAAGGTAATTTCGTCCTCAATAGACCACATTCTAATCTCATCTCTCTCATATTATGACCTGTTCATTGTCTCATTGTGATCAAAGAGACCTTGCAGAGTGTTCCTTGTGGACAGAGATAAAGCAGAAGGTGAGCTGGGAAATAAGCATCCCTTTATGCTTTAATGCTCCAACTCTTTTACATACCAAGATCACAGCATTTTTAAATCATGTTGGGCAAATTGTCAACTCACAGAGCTTGTCTGTGAGAAGTCAAACTGATGCAGCACTGTTAAATTTtttgctctgctgagctgcatCAGATAAACCAGCAGAAAACAATGCAGCCTTCCTGGTAGATGTTTTCCTGGGCTGTCAATAACACCTTCTTCAAGcctgatttttgttgtttcagcATTCACTTTTTAAGTCTGAAACCATAAACTACCTGACTAGTGGCTTGTTGTTGCCTTGCAGAAGAGAAAGGCACCAGTCCACAAGACTACAGATACTACCTAAGAATGTGGGCcaaggaaaaagagaacaagAAAGAAACCATTAAAGATCTCCCCAAAATGAGCCAGGTAAGAAAGGAGTATGAAGGTTTCCAGTTGGATCATTGGCAGCTTAGTAGAATTCTGCAGTATGTGCAGCCATTGTGCCAGTATGTTCAGTCCTTGCCAcagctttccctgctgttcTGGTCTGGTGAACTTTAGGACCTCTAATTCCACACATTTCTGTTGAATTCTGCAGTGGATATGGACAAACTGCTTTGTACCAACCAATCAAATGTAAGGGATTCACTCAGCCTTACAGACCAGTTTTTCCTATAGGAATTGCACTTTGTTTtccccccagagcaggatgTTTCAAATATGCCATCAGTCACAGAAACTTGTTcagcttttttggttttgcactGCTTCAAGTTACAGCTGCTTGGTGGAGAGTGAAGAATGTGGTTACAGAAGAGAGAGTCAGATGACTGGTGTGATCTCTTCTGTCTCTAATTTCCTTGATGGGTGCTACTTAAACCAGTTCAGAAATGCTTAGAAGCTGACCACAGAAGAGTAGCAGAATAGAAGTAAAACTTCAGGTTTTCTTAGCATTAGTGAAGATGTGACTGTTCTGTTCATCTGTCAGCAGAAAACCCACCACTATTAAATTGCTAGCTGTGTCTCAATTTAGCCACAGGAGAGAGGAGGGGGAGTTTGTCTGTGTCAGACTGTTCTGAATCAGTGCAGTAAGTTGCCACTTGGTGGGGAGGCAAATAAGCAATGAGTCATTTGAGATGGTGCCTGTTGCTTCATCCGCCACTGACAACTTTT
This genomic interval carries:
- the TBC1D9B gene encoding TBC1 domain family member 9B isoform X1, with translation MWLGPEEVLLAGALWVTERANPFFLLQRRRGHGKGGGLTGLLVGTLDVVLDSSARVAPYRILHQTQDSQVYWAVACGSSRKEITKHWEWLENNLLQTLSIFDNEEDITTFVKGKIHGIIAEENKNEQPQSEEDPGKFKEAELKMRKQFGMPEVEKLVNYYSCSYWKGRVPRQGWLYLTVNHLCFYSFLLGKEVTLVIQWVDVTQLEKNATLLFPECIKVSTRDSELYFSMFLNINETFKLMEQLANIAMRQLLDNESFLQDKSLPKPRRPLKNISALKRDLDARAKNECYRATFRLPKDECLDGHTDCTLWTPFNKMHIPGQMFVSNNYICFASRAEEACHLIIPLREVTIVEKADSSSVLPSPLSISTKSKMTFFFANLKDRDFLVQRISDFLQRTPSKKSCSIDREWKWNVADPSSEEVPELPSSSPLAVSPTSALNHRPVSFCAGQVPTASQGLLKLFRRNSEELSGPKGAKEKMKEESWNIHFFEYGRGMCMYRTTKTRELVQKGIPENLRGELWLLFSGAWNEMVTHPGYYADLVEKSMGRYNLATEEIERDLHRSMPEHPAFQNELGIAALRRVLTAYAFRNPTIGYCQAMNIVTSVLLLYCNEEEAFWLLVALCERMLPDYYNTRVVGALVDQGIFEELTREYLPQLSEKMQDLGVISTISLSWFLTLFLSVMPFESAVVIVDCFFYEGIKFILQVSLAILDANMEKLLQCCDEGEAMTILGRYLDNVVNRQSVSPPIPHLHALLTSGDDPPLEIDIFELIKTSYEKFGNLKADDIEQMRFKQRLKVIQSLEDTAKKSVVRAVSGDIGFTMEELEELYVVFKAKYLMSCYWGNNRAAAARRDQSLPYLEQYRIDMEQFKELFSSLTPWACGAHTPVLAGRLFRLLDENRDSLINFKEFVTGMSGMYHGDLTEKLKVLYKLHLPPALNPEETESALEATSYFTEDVTTEVSPFVSELDICLHCESQETQEDKGRRNENGPEKEEKGTSPQDYRYYLRMWAKEKENKKETIKDLPKMSQEQFIELCKTLYNMFSEDPVEQELYHAIATVASLLLRIGEVGKKFSNRPTRKSEDCKANSAQDPVSEEESPTSEQNHNSAVEQQPQADHEDKASIDAQPEKTQQENQTLGDGSGEGQGSPLQLLSDDETKDDMSMSSYSMVSTGSLQCEDIADDTVLVGCEGSSAAARYGSTIDTDWSISFEQILASMLTETALVNYFEKKVNILQKIKDQKKVERQFSSSSDYELSSVSG